In Bacteroidia bacterium, one genomic interval encodes:
- a CDS encoding class I SAM-dependent DNA methyltransferase, giving the protein MSDVVNKLWGFCHTLRHEGIDYNDYIEQLSFLLFLKMADEKEVHLHKKYNWQSLTKLSGGDLMDHYTDTLRELAKEQGLLGEIFTQAQNRFNNPVSLKKLLNLIEEDEWTSMDVDVKGAAFEGLLEKAASEGKKGAGQYFTPRPLIQSMVRLMKPDPRGKSSFTISDPSCGTGGFLVSAYEWLMQESKGALPREDVKRIREKTYYGQELVARPRRLALMNMYLHGVTPKIKLGDTIYNTPDSTRFDVVLANPPFGTKGANQVPERDDFTVETSNKQLNFVQHIMSTLKPGGRAAIVLPDNVLFEDKAGEVFEILMQDCNLHTIVRLPRGTFTPYAQGVKANVIFFQKGLPTEKVWIYDNRSNIEGITKKDRPLTDKHFTDFEKCYGTDPNGKSKRKDEGETGRFRCFTIEEITKRNYKLDITWLRDESIEDADSLPEPNDLATEAIAELEAVVDDLKEILTLLEFNGE; this is encoded by the coding sequence ATGAGTGATGTAGTAAATAAATTGTGGGGCTTTTGCCATACGCTTCGCCACGAGGGCATTGATTATAACGATTACATAGAGCAACTGTCGTTTCTTCTCTTCCTGAAAATGGCAGATGAAAAAGAAGTGCATCTGCATAAAAAATACAACTGGCAATCGCTGACCAAATTAAGCGGTGGCGATTTGATGGACCATTACACCGACACCCTGCGTGAACTGGCCAAAGAGCAAGGTCTGTTAGGTGAAATATTTACACAAGCACAAAATCGCTTCAACAACCCGGTGAGTTTGAAAAAACTGCTGAACCTGATTGAAGAAGACGAATGGACGAGCATGGATGTGGATGTAAAAGGTGCTGCCTTTGAGGGACTGCTGGAAAAAGCCGCCAGCGAAGGCAAAAAGGGTGCAGGGCAATACTTTACACCACGACCTTTGATACAAAGCATGGTGCGGTTAATGAAGCCCGACCCGAGAGGCAAAAGTTCATTTACCATTTCCGACCCCAGTTGCGGCACAGGTGGTTTCTTAGTATCGGCTTATGAATGGCTGATGCAGGAAAGCAAAGGTGCGCTGCCCCGTGAAGATGTAAAACGCATTCGTGAAAAAACCTATTACGGACAGGAGTTGGTGGCAAGGCCAAGGCGACTGGCTTTGATGAATATGTATTTGCATGGCGTTACCCCGAAAATAAAACTGGGCGATACCATTTACAACACACCCGACAGCACCAGGTTTGATGTGGTGTTGGCCAATCCACCCTTTGGAACAAAAGGAGCAAACCAGGTTCCCGAACGGGATGATTTTACGGTAGAAACCAGCAACAAGCAGTTGAATTTTGTGCAGCACATTATGAGCACTCTGAAACCGGGTGGACGTGCTGCCATAGTGTTGCCCGACAATGTGTTGTTTGAAGACAAAGCAGGTGAAGTATTTGAAATACTGATGCAGGATTGCAACCTGCACACCATTGTGCGTTTGCCCAGAGGAACCTTTACTCCCTACGCACAGGGTGTAAAAGCCAATGTGATTTTCTTTCAGAAAGGTTTGCCCACCGAAAAAGTTTGGATTTACGACAACCGCAGCAACATTGAAGGCATTACCAAAAAAGACCGTCCGCTAACCGACAAGCATTTTACCGATTTTGAAAAATGCTACGGCACCGACCCTAACGGAAAAAGCAAACGAAAAGACGAAGGCGAAACAGGGCGTTTCCGTTGTTTTACAATAGAGGAAATTACAAAACGGAATTACAAACTCGACATTACCTGGCTGAGAGACGAAAGCATAGAAGATGCCGACAGCTTACCCGAACCCAACGACCTTGCCACAGAAGCCATTGCAGAACTGGAAGCTGTGGTGGACGATTTAAAAGAAATATTAACCCTACTGGAATTCAATGGAGAATAG
- a CDS encoding AAA family ATPase — MIKLIQVTIDKYKSIQKSQTVNIDPSITTIVGMNEAGKTSFLTAIAKTNYFTADPDFVFDITQDYPRNELIDFQHSEDDCDIIQCKYEISTDLLKEIEEEFGKGVFTTKEFTYTCHYKSKTSTFGGLSANQKKFLELQVSEYALSDATKEAIKKTASLKDIANIVAVEGDDDLAAFKTEIKRIIDGGYNTASWTNLLESYIAKNWIKAKMPKFWYFDDYYPLRGKININKLKNEPPTNEKDKTSKALFELARIKPEEILNATEQEYEKYIALLEASSNKITNEIFKYWSTNKNLDIEFKIQNTTNPQGQPEKILDIRVKSQRHKITLPLDRRSKGFNWFFSFIIWFSKIQADKNSDYVLLLDEPGLNLHASAQADLLRFFDDLSKKYQIIYTTHSPFMVETEHLDRVRTCFETEEGTIISDSIQEKDPNTLFPLQAALGYDIAQNLFVSKNNLLVEGPADLIYLTLISSILESEKRTFLKDNITIVPVGGLDKVSTFISLLRGSKLNVACLLDTFTDQKGKQKVADLIMHKIIKEKNIRFFNEFANNGKTTADIEDLFDKEEYLKIFNAAFDKEHPTIKVADLDNTIDTILKQINKVIGKERFNHYRPANKLNQLGVDKSYFKPKTLDNFEKMFAEINKLF, encoded by the coding sequence ATGATAAAATTAATACAAGTTACGATTGACAAATACAAAAGTATTCAGAAATCACAAACCGTAAATATTGACCCTTCAATTACGACTATTGTTGGAATGAATGAAGCAGGAAAAACTTCTTTTCTAACTGCCATTGCAAAGACAAACTATTTTACCGCAGACCCAGACTTTGTTTTCGACATAACTCAAGACTACCCAAGAAATGAGTTAATTGATTTTCAACATAGCGAAGATGACTGCGATATTATTCAATGCAAGTATGAAATTTCGACTGACTTGTTAAAGGAGATTGAAGAAGAATTTGGTAAAGGCGTTTTTACAACAAAAGAGTTTACTTATACCTGTCATTATAAATCTAAAACAAGCACATTTGGAGGACTTTCTGCTAATCAGAAAAAGTTTTTAGAGCTTCAAGTTTCTGAATATGCTCTATCAGATGCAACCAAAGAAGCCATAAAGAAAACCGCATCATTGAAAGACATTGCAAACATTGTTGCCGTAGAGGGGGATGATGATTTAGCAGCGTTCAAAACAGAAATAAAAAGAATTATTGACGGAGGCTACAACACGGCATCTTGGACAAATTTGTTAGAATCCTATATTGCTAAAAATTGGATAAAAGCCAAAATGCCTAAGTTTTGGTATTTTGATGATTATTACCCATTAAGAGGAAAAATAAACATCAATAAACTGAAAAATGAACCACCTACAAACGAAAAAGATAAAACTTCAAAGGCGTTATTTGAATTAGCAAGAATAAAACCTGAAGAAATATTAAATGCAACCGAACAGGAATACGAAAAATATATCGCTCTATTGGAAGCATCTTCCAATAAAATAACTAATGAAATTTTCAAATATTGGTCAACCAATAAGAATCTTGACATTGAATTCAAAATTCAGAATACAACTAACCCACAAGGACAGCCAGAAAAAATACTCGATATACGAGTTAAAAGTCAACGACATAAAATAACTCTGCCTTTAGATAGACGGAGCAAAGGATTTAATTGGTTTTTCTCCTTCATAATTTGGTTCAGCAAAATTCAAGCTGATAAAAACTCCGATTATGTTCTTCTATTGGATGAACCAGGTTTAAATCTACACGCCTCTGCACAAGCTGATTTACTTCGCTTCTTTGACGATCTTTCTAAAAAGTATCAAATAATCTATACGACACACTCTCCCTTTATGGTAGAAACAGAACATCTTGACCGAGTTCGCACTTGTTTCGAGACAGAGGAAGGAACGATAATTTCCGATTCCATACAAGAGAAAGACCCTAACACATTATTCCCATTACAAGCTGCATTGGGCTACGACATAGCACAAAATTTATTTGTATCTAAAAACAATTTGCTTGTTGAAGGTCCGGCTGATTTAATTTACTTGACTTTAATATCAAGCATACTTGAATCAGAAAAAAGAACTTTCCTTAAAGACAACATCACAATTGTTCCTGTTGGAGGTTTAGACAAAGTTTCAACTTTTATTTCATTGCTTCGTGGCTCTAAATTAAATGTTGCTTGTTTACTTGACACATTCACCGACCAAAAAGGAAAGCAAAAAGTTGCAGACCTGATTATGCACAAAATTATTAAAGAGAAAAATATTAGATTCTTTAATGAGTTCGCTAACAACGGTAAAACAACAGCTGACATTGAAGACCTTTTCGATAAGGAAGAATATTTGAAAATCTTCAATGCTGCATTCGATAAAGAACATCCAACTATCAAAGTTGCAGACCTTGACAATACTATTGACACTATATTAAAGCAGATAAATAAAGTAATTGGTAAAGAAAGGTTTAATCATTACAGACCAGCTAATAAACTCAACCAACTTGGAGTTGACAAAAGCTACTTCAAACCAAAAACCTTAGACAACTTTGAGAAAATGTTTGCTGAGATAAATAAGTTATTCTAG
- a CDS encoding tyrosine-type recombinase/integrase, producing the protein MHTLCYNYVTHLLKIVTDLLSIKQLLGHKSLCTTMIYTHVSKNT; encoded by the coding sequence CTGCATACCCTGTGCTATAACTATGTCACCCACCTGCTTAAAATTGTCACCGACCTTTTGAGCATTAAACAGCTATTAGGTCATAAAAGTCTGTGCACTACCATGATATATACACATGTAAGTAAAAACACCTAA
- a CDS encoding restriction endonuclease subunit S, whose amino-acid sequence MENSLPQGWEFPLLGEVVNITSGNSSLTKKVYKEDGKYIAFSGTGPDGKVDFFEEEGEAIILSAVGARCGKCFRANGQWTTIANTSVIRAFANDDKHVDYLFYLLNNENFWPKGGSGQPFVQTGKAQKEIHIPLPPLDEQHRIVAKLDAVMQKVESNKQRLEKIPIILKRFRQSVLAAAVSGKLTEEWKKKNGFKEWDEVELNSVIPKGGIFDGPFGSNLKTADYTDKGIRVIRLENIEHLYFVHEKETYITKEKYQSLLRHTVGEGDIIFSSFISEEIRACILPYLPTKAIAKADCFCIRPDENKIDKFFLLFVLTSMRSFEQLVLNIHGATRPRINTTQLKTLSIPLPEVVEQKEIVRKVEQLFAFADKLEARYTKAKAMLDKLPQSILAKAFRGELVAQNPEDEPASVLLEKIKAEKETLRQAQGKKGGKKTKAYSIEEKPMKIAAEKKVKYKKVKA is encoded by the coding sequence ATGGAGAATAGTTTACCACAAGGTTGGGAATTCCCGTTATTAGGTGAAGTAGTTAATATTACTTCTGGTAATTCTTCTTTAACTAAAAAGGTTTACAAAGAAGATGGGAAATATATTGCATTTAGTGGAACTGGCCCTGATGGCAAAGTTGATTTTTTTGAGGAAGAAGGTGAAGCTATCATATTGAGTGCTGTTGGAGCAAGATGTGGTAAATGTTTTAGAGCAAATGGGCAATGGACAACTATTGCTAATACTTCGGTAATTAGAGCATTTGCAAATGACGATAAACATGTTGACTACCTGTTCTATTTATTGAATAATGAAAATTTTTGGCCAAAAGGGGGTTCAGGCCAACCGTTTGTTCAAACGGGAAAGGCACAAAAAGAAATACATATCCCCCTTCCACCCCTTGACGAGCAGCACCGCATAGTAGCCAAGCTAGATGCGGTAATGCAAAAAGTAGAAAGCAACAAACAACGGTTAGAAAAAATACCAATCATTTTAAAACGATTTCGGCAAAGTGTGTTGGCTGCTGCTGTAAGTGGTAAGTTGACGGAGGAATGGAAGAAGAAGAATGGATTTAAAGAATGGGACGAAGTTGAATTAAACTCCGTAATTCCGAAAGGTGGAATTTTTGATGGCCCATTTGGTTCAAATTTAAAAACTGCTGATTACACTGATAAAGGTATTCGAGTTATTCGTCTTGAAAATATTGAACATCTATATTTTGTTCACGAAAAGGAAACTTATATAACAAAAGAAAAATATCAGTCTTTATTGCGTCATACAGTTGGCGAAGGTGATATAATTTTCTCTTCTTTTATTTCTGAAGAAATAAGGGCTTGCATTTTACCTTATTTACCAACTAAAGCAATTGCAAAAGCTGATTGCTTTTGTATTCGACCAGATGAAAATAAAATAGACAAGTTCTTTCTGCTTTTTGTATTGACTTCAATGCGTTCATTTGAACAATTGGTTTTGAATATTCACGGTGCAACAAGACCTAGGATAAACACTACCCAACTAAAAACACTATCGATCCCGCTTCCTGAAGTCGTAGAACAAAAAGAAATCGTCCGAAAGGTAGAACAACTCTTTGCATTTGCCGATAAGTTAGAAGCCCGCTACACCAAAGCCAAAGCCATGCTGGATAAACTTCCCCAAAGCATTTTGGCAAAAGCATTCCGTGGCGAGTTGGTTGCACAAAATCCGGAAGATGAACCTGCCAGTGTTTTATTGGAAAAGATTAAAGCAGAAAAGGAAACCCTTCGGCAAGCTCAGGGGAAAAAAGGCGGCAAAAAAACCAAAGCATATTCCATTGAAGAAAAGCCCATGAAAATAGCTGCGGAGAAAAAAGTAAAATACAAAAAGGTAAAAGCGTAA
- a CDS encoding DUF2188 domain-containing protein yields MSKKNQHVVPSGKEWAVKGEGNSRKTAIVNTQAEAIKIAREIAINNKSEVVIHRSDGTIRDKDSYGNDPNPPKDKKH; encoded by the coding sequence ATGAGTAAGAAAAATCAACATGTAGTCCCAAGTGGAAAAGAATGGGCGGTAAAAGGCGAAGGCAATAGCCGTAAAACTGCTATTGTGAACACACAAGCAGAAGCAATTAAAATTGCAAGAGAGATTGCCATTAACAATAAATCAGAAGTCGTTATCCATCGTTCTGACGGAACCATTCGTGATAAAGACTCTTATGGAAACGACCCTAATCCACCTAAAGACAAAAAGCATTAA
- a CDS encoding DEAD/DEAH box helicase family protein, with amino-acid sequence MTYESEKITRKKRIDQQLIAAGWHIIPYSEGMDLSILTNHAIEELQTKNGPADYALVVNGNLLGVVEAKKLEVGAANVLEQAKRYSKGADKTIGEWNQYRVPFLYSSNGELIYYLDVRDNKNLSRQIYSFHKPEAMETLFNAKRDTALQWLKVRPINTPGLRPYQKEAIQAFENNLEDGKRLMLLAMATGTGKTFTTVNLVYRMLASGYAKRILFLVDRKSLAAQAVTAFASFDTPRNIKFKDEYELYSQRFKKEDFEGEAYDPTVLPNSYLTNPDGTKTFLYVCTIQRMAINLYGKAGAFGEDEDLSAEQAGSGDDDAETLSIPSHAFDLIIADECHRGYTSKETNVWRNVLNHFDAVKVGLTATPASHTVAYFGKPIFNYPLQQAIDEGFLVDYDAVAINSEVLMNGAFLKEGEQVGMIDTETGREQIDQLEDEREFTSTEIEEKITAPDTNQKIIEELKKYTDEWEQRTGRFPKTLIFASNDIPMISHADRLVSICKQVFNQGDDFVAKITGSPTVDRPLKKIKEFRNRPNPKIVVTVDMLSTGVDIPSLEYIVFLRPVKSRILWEQMLGRGTRKCDDIGKTHFVIFDCFNGTLIKYFKDASYNFKIDPPGTDTITIKELIEKIYNNEDRRANAKRLAKRLHRIEKDMSGNARDKFKTYIPDGDMGKFAEQISNFFDKYK; translated from the coding sequence ATGACATACGAATCAGAGAAAATAACAAGAAAGAAAAGAATTGACCAGCAGCTAATAGCTGCCGGTTGGCATATCATTCCTTACTCTGAGGGAATGGACTTGTCTATTTTGACAAATCACGCAATTGAGGAATTGCAAACAAAAAACGGACCTGCGGACTATGCTTTGGTTGTAAATGGAAATTTATTAGGTGTGGTTGAAGCAAAGAAATTGGAGGTTGGTGCAGCAAATGTGTTGGAACAAGCCAAGCGATATTCAAAAGGTGCAGATAAGACAATTGGTGAATGGAATCAATATCGAGTTCCATTTTTGTATTCTTCTAATGGTGAATTGATTTACTATTTAGATGTAAGAGACAACAAAAACTTAAGCCGACAGATTTACAGTTTTCATAAGCCAGAAGCGATGGAAACTTTATTTAACGCAAAACGAGATACGGCTTTGCAATGGCTGAAAGTCAGGCCCATTAATACTCCCGGACTTAGGCCTTACCAAAAAGAAGCTATACAAGCTTTTGAAAATAATTTGGAAGACGGCAAACGCCTGATGCTTTTAGCAATGGCAACAGGAACAGGAAAAACTTTCACCACAGTTAATCTTGTTTACCGAATGTTGGCTTCCGGTTATGCTAAACGCATTTTGTTCTTGGTTGATAGAAAGTCGTTAGCCGCACAAGCCGTTACTGCTTTTGCATCATTTGACACACCGAGAAATATCAAGTTTAAAGACGAATACGAATTATACTCACAACGCTTTAAGAAAGAAGATTTTGAAGGGGAAGCATACGACCCAACTGTGTTGCCTAATTCCTATTTGACAAATCCTGATGGAACAAAAACCTTTCTTTATGTCTGCACCATCCAGCGAATGGCAATTAACCTTTACGGCAAAGCGGGTGCATTTGGTGAGGATGAAGACCTGTCTGCCGAGCAGGCAGGAAGTGGAGACGATGATGCAGAAACGCTTTCAATTCCATCGCATGCTTTCGATTTGATTATTGCTGACGAGTGCCACAGAGGTTACACTTCAAAAGAAACGAATGTTTGGCGAAATGTTTTAAATCATTTTGATGCCGTTAAAGTTGGTTTAACTGCAACGCCTGCATCACATACGGTTGCCTATTTTGGAAAACCTATTTTCAATTATCCATTGCAACAAGCCATTGACGAAGGGTTTTTGGTAGATTATGATGCTGTGGCTATCAATTCGGAAGTGTTGATGAACGGAGCTTTTTTGAAAGAAGGCGAACAAGTGGGGATGATTGACACTGAAACAGGCAGAGAACAAATTGACCAATTGGAAGATGAGCGGGAATTTACTTCAACAGAGATTGAAGAAAAAATTACAGCCCCCGACACCAACCAAAAAATAATTGAAGAACTAAAAAAATATACTGACGAGTGGGAACAACGCACAGGGCGTTTTCCAAAAACCTTGATTTTTGCATCCAACGACATACCCATGATTTCACATGCTGACCGTTTGGTGAGCATTTGCAAACAGGTTTTTAATCAGGGTGACGATTTTGTGGCAAAGATTACAGGCAGCCCAACGGTGGACAGACCTTTGAAAAAAATTAAAGAGTTTAGAAACAGACCCAATCCGAAAATTGTGGTTACCGTTGATATGTTAAGCACAGGAGTTGACATTCCTTCTCTGGAATACATTGTTTTTCTCCGACCTGTTAAAAGCCGTATTCTTTGGGAACAAATGTTGGGCAGAGGAACACGAAAATGTGATGACATCGGCAAAACTCACTTTGTAATCTTTGATTGTTTCAACGGAACATTGATAAAGTATTTTAAAGATGCCAGCTACAACTTTAAAATTGACCCACCGGGAACCGATACCATAACCATTAAAGAACTGATAGAAAAAATATACAACAACGAAGACCGCAGAGCCAATGCCAAGCGTTTGGCAAAACGACTGCATAGAATTGAAAAAGATATGAGTGGAAATGCCCGTGACAAATTCAAAACCTATATTCCTGATGGCGATATGGGAAAATTTGCCGAGCAGATTTCTAATTTTTTTGATAAGTATAAGTAA
- a CDS encoding type II toxin-antitoxin system antitoxin SocA domain-containing protein encodes MNIKLSQKQIGQRITELRKMKGLSQEDLAKSVKISRPSLAQIELGNRSVDILELQKLSLVLEFSLDDFMSKDFSASQDVDLKEEKKAKKEEERISVPTLQVNKFKNVLLYILERCAGKPNVGETVLYKLLYFSDFNYYELYEEHLTGAKYRKLPYGPVPQKLDTIIGQMIEKGQLQRVKTEYHGYPQTRYLPLEKADLTQLRASEKEIIDRVIEQMSDWSAAAISNYSHKDMPWLASKEGEEINYELAFYRDAPFSVRNYGDEIEEQ; translated from the coding sequence ATGAACATAAAATTGTCACAAAAGCAAATAGGTCAGAGGATAACCGAACTTCGTAAAATGAAAGGGTTGTCTCAGGAAGATTTGGCTAAAAGTGTCAAAATTTCCCGACCGTCTTTGGCTCAAATTGAGTTAGGAAACAGAAGCGTTGATATTCTTGAATTGCAAAAACTGTCATTGGTTTTGGAGTTTTCGCTGGACGATTTTATGTCTAAGGATTTTTCTGCAAGTCAAGATGTTGATTTGAAAGAAGAAAAAAAGGCAAAGAAAGAAGAAGAACGTATTTCAGTGCCAACCTTGCAAGTCAATAAGTTTAAAAATGTCTTGTTGTATATCCTTGAACGCTGTGCAGGTAAGCCAAATGTTGGTGAAACGGTTCTTTATAAGTTGCTCTATTTCTCGGACTTCAATTATTATGAATTGTATGAGGAACATTTAACAGGTGCTAAATATCGCAAATTACCTTATGGGCCAGTTCCGCAAAAATTAGATACAATCATTGGTCAAATGATTGAAAAAGGTCAGTTGCAAAGAGTGAAAACAGAATACCATGGTTATCCTCAAACTCGCTATTTGCCTTTAGAAAAAGCTGATTTAACTCAATTAAGGGCAAGTGAAAAAGAAATCATTGACAGGGTTATAGAACAAATGAGTGATTGGTCTGCTGCTGCAATCAGCAACTATTCTCATAAGGATATGCCTTGGCTTGCTTCAAAGGAAGGAGAAGAAATAAATTATGAATTAGCTTTTTATAGAGATGCTCCTTTCTCTGTGAGAAACTATGGAGATGAAATTGAAGAACAATGA
- a CDS encoding type I restriction-modification enzyme R subunit C-terminal domain-containing protein, with protein MAKSLPEIFESFTSVMELLRNEQFQKLLVDYERAKKVFLVGYEVQDEVSSMVLFEAEGRYGLQPMDYLLAFSEFVKRKENEIAAISILLNKPKDWNTNALNELRQKLKESNYDEASLQKAHKIVYQKDAVDIISMVKHAAKETEPLLSPEERVNQAIQKVTTGKRLNDEQQKWMEYIKEHLKQNMTLDEEDLQELPVFADRGGLNKFKKVFADDYTKLIQEINLAIAA; from the coding sequence ATGGCAAAATCGTTACCCGAAATATTTGAAAGCTTCACCAGTGTGATGGAATTGCTCCGAAACGAGCAGTTTCAAAAGCTATTGGTGGACTACGAAAGAGCCAAAAAGGTTTTTCTGGTTGGGTATGAGGTGCAGGACGAAGTGAGTTCGATGGTGTTGTTTGAAGCAGAAGGAAGATACGGTTTACAACCAATGGATTATTTACTGGCATTTTCTGAATTTGTAAAACGAAAAGAAAATGAAATTGCCGCCATCAGCATTTTGTTAAACAAGCCAAAAGATTGGAACACCAATGCTTTGAACGAACTAAGGCAAAAACTAAAAGAGAGCAATTATGATGAAGCCAGTTTGCAAAAGGCACACAAAATCGTTTATCAGAAAGATGCCGTTGACATCATCAGCATGGTAAAGCATGCAGCCAAAGAAACCGAACCTTTGTTAAGCCCCGAAGAACGGGTGAACCAAGCCATTCAGAAAGTAACAACCGGAAAAAGGCTGAATGACGAACAACAAAAATGGATGGAATACATCAAAGAACATCTAAAACAAAACATGACTTTAGACGAAGAAGATTTGCAGGAATTACCCGTTTTTGCTGACAGAGGCGGACTGAACAAATTCAAAAAAGTATTTGCAGACGATTACACCAAATTGATTCAAGAAATAAACTTAGCAATAGCAGCATAA